One stretch of Zingiber officinale cultivar Zhangliang chromosome 6B, Zo_v1.1, whole genome shotgun sequence DNA includes these proteins:
- the LOC121988919 gene encoding homeobox-leucine zipper protein HOX13-like isoform X3, with translation MQKLSSSYSFNVEEKGKNRVMKLDYCKTEEEAEELGEKKRRLRVEQVEALEKKLVAEEKLDPEKKQRLAENLGQQPRQMAVCFQNCRKRSKMKQRKRDFEALKARHDALKLDCDAKRRQNQALISLITVLGFLWMIDSDT, from the exons ATGCAGAAGCTCAGCAGCTCGTATTCCTTCAATG TGGAAGAGAAGGGGAAAAACAGAGTGATGAAATTGGACTACTGCAAGACGGAAGAGGAAGCAGAGGAGCTCGGAGAGAAGAAAAGGCGGCTCCGAGTGGAGCAAGTCGAGGCGCTGGAGAAGAAGTTGGTGGCGGAGGAGAAGCTTGACCCTGAAAAGAAGCAAAGACTTGCAGAGAACCTCGGCCAGCAGCCGCGGCAGATGGCCGTCTGTTTCCAAAATTGCCGCAAACGGTCTAAGATGAAGCAACGGAAGCGCGATTTCGAAGCCCTCAAGGCCCGCCACGACGCCCTCAAGCTCGATTGCGACGCCAAACGCCGCCAAAACCAGGCTCTCATCTCCCTA ATAACAGTACTTGGATTTCTGTGGATGATTGATTCAGATACGTGA
- the LOC121988919 gene encoding homeobox-leucine zipper protein HOX13-like isoform X2, which yields MQKLSSSYSFNVEEKGKNRVMKLDYCKTEEEAEELGEKKRRLRVEQVEALEKKLVAEEKLDPEKKQRLAENLGQQPRQMAVCFQNCRKRSKMKQRKRDFEALKARHDALKLDCDAKRRQNQALISLVRFSSYLDNHLLIQITVLGFLWMIDSDT from the exons ATGCAGAAGCTCAGCAGCTCGTATTCCTTCAATG TGGAAGAGAAGGGGAAAAACAGAGTGATGAAATTGGACTACTGCAAGACGGAAGAGGAAGCAGAGGAGCTCGGAGAGAAGAAAAGGCGGCTCCGAGTGGAGCAAGTCGAGGCGCTGGAGAAGAAGTTGGTGGCGGAGGAGAAGCTTGACCCTGAAAAGAAGCAAAGACTTGCAGAGAACCTCGGCCAGCAGCCGCGGCAGATGGCCGTCTGTTTCCAAAATTGCCGCAAACGGTCTAAGATGAAGCAACGGAAGCGCGATTTCGAAGCCCTCAAGGCCCGCCACGACGCCCTCAAGCTCGATTGCGACGCCAAACGCCGCCAAAACCAGGCTCTCATCTCCCTAGTACGATTTAGTAGCTACTTGGATAATCATCTATTGATTCAG ATAACAGTACTTGGATTTCTGTGGATGATTGATTCAGATACGTGA